From Deltaproteobacteria bacterium, a single genomic window includes:
- a CDS encoding type II secretion system protein, whose protein sequence is MFKKQAGLTLIEMALALVIIGLLLGVSFTLIDAVSKANRNKKTKNNLEITKDALIGYLLSQGRLPYAANDVNGNEDNTTPSYTGKVPYRTIGLPKTSASDAYGQVFSYDVTGSTLTNAKLTDTTYQNVCHQLQALIDGTNPATARVTLDGTNYTGVAFVLLAPGNNKQYEGENNDGDRDYRSQDPNSDDVVIWETFANLYAKLDCGQEYYIVHNGSISSIWVKGGKYTGCTEIAAAAFCYLKKDTEAYSNETNCNNSSSKLFDFSDCESADFGVGGDRDTKVRWNGFTVVDE, encoded by the coding sequence ATGTTTAAGAAGCAAGCCGGGCTTACCTTAATTGAAATGGCCTTAGCCTTGGTCATTATAGGCCTCTTGTTAGGGGTATCTTTTACCCTTATCGACGCCGTGTCAAAGGCAAACAGAAATAAGAAGACAAAGAACAACTTGGAAATAACAAAAGATGCCCTCATTGGATATCTATTGAGTCAGGGGAGGTTGCCTTACGCCGCAAATGATGTAAATGGTAATGAAGACAACACCACGCCCAGTTACACGGGAAAGGTGCCGTATAGGACGATAGGTCTCCCCAAAACGAGTGCGTCTGATGCCTATGGACAGGTATTTAGCTACGATGTTACTGGCAGCACCCTTACTAATGCAAAACTAACCGACACCACCTATCAAAATGTCTGTCATCAGCTACAGGCCCTTATCGATGGCACAAATCCAGCCACAGCAAGGGTGACATTAGATGGAACAAATTATACAGGCGTTGCCTTTGTATTGTTAGCTCCGGGAAATAACAAACAGTATGAAGGTGAAAATAATGATGGCGATAGAGATTATAGGTCCCAAGACCCTAATTCTGATGACGTGGTTATCTGGGAGACTTTTGCCAATTTGTATGCCAAGCTCGATTGCGGACAGGAGTATTATATAGTTCATAACGGTAGTATTAGTTCTATATGGGTGAAAGGAGGCAAATATACGGGCTGTACAGAGATAGCTGCTGCTGCTTTTTGTTACCTCAAGAAGGATACTGAAGCCTATAGCAATGAAACCAATTGTAACAATTCTTCCTCTAAGTTGTTTGATTTTAGCGATTGTGAAAGTGCAGACTTTGGTGTGGGTGGAGACAGAGACACCAAAGTAAGATGGAATGGCTTTACAGTCGTGGATGAATAA
- a CDS encoding prepilin-type N-terminal cleavage/methylation domain-containing protein: MRSQKGFTLIEIAIVLVIIGILMGAILRGGELIKSAKEKNFHNKLRLVASGQFTYLDRMARYAGDTTSPPDGIIDNNATAWTELVAQQILQDSDQRHVFNGTFSFAGGVAPYGNYNYIQATRTPMWVAQSIDTKLDDGVGNTGNVRWQTLTGVAYSGDPNNANNMYWWFDR, encoded by the coding sequence ATGCGTTCACAAAAGGGCTTCACCCTCATCGAGATCGCCATCGTCTTGGTCATCATCGGGATCCTCATGGGGGCCATCCTCAGGGGAGGGGAGCTGATCAAAAGTGCCAAGGAGAAGAACTTTCACAACAAATTGCGCCTTGTGGCCTCCGGGCAGTTCACCTATCTAGACAGGATGGCCAGATATGCTGGTGACACTACCAGCCCTCCCGATGGTATCATCGATAATAATGCTACTGCATGGACGGAGCTGGTCGCCCAACAGATCTTGCAGGATAGTGATCAGAGGCATGTCTTCAACGGGACCTTCTCTTTTGCAGGTGGTGTTGCCCCTTACGGGAATTACAACTATATCCAGGCCACCCGCACCCCCATGTGGGTGGCGCAATCCATCGATACAAAGCTGGACGACGGGGTCGGGAATACAGGGAATGTGCGTTGGCAGACCCTCACGGGCGTGGCCTACAGCGGGGACCCCAATAACGCCAATAACATGTATTGGTGGTTTGATCGTTAA
- a CDS encoding type II secretion system protein, giving the protein MRRLRDKKGFTLVEIAIVLVIIGLLLGAILKGQGMIKNAKIKNVMRSADEIRAAVYTYQDRYKMLPGDDNNPVGHTGVGGLVPGNGSGQITGSEALHVFNHLAAAQIISGSHTLTTYPTHAFGDSYYLSWATAQGKTTHWVVYTNIPGDAGRSIDFTIDDGRYNTGAVRASANYPANSTVTLYNEF; this is encoded by the coding sequence ATGAGAAGGTTGAGAGATAAGAAAGGATTTACCTTGGTGGAAATCGCCATTGTATTGGTGATCATAGGTCTGTTGCTCGGGGCGATCCTCAAAGGGCAGGGGATGATCAAGAATGCGAAGATCAAGAACGTCATGCGCAGCGCAGATGAAATACGTGCTGCCGTGTACACGTACCAGGACCGATACAAGATGCTTCCAGGGGATGATAATAACCCGGTAGGCCACACAGGGGTAGGGGGATTGGTTCCTGGCAATGGCAGCGGACAGATTACGGGTAGCGAGGCGTTACATGTTTTTAATCACCTGGCCGCAGCGCAGATCATCTCTGGCTCTCACACGTTAACTACTTATCCAACCCATGCATTTGGAGACAGCTATTATCTTTCCTGGGCGACTGCCCAAGGGAAAACTACTCATTGGGTAGTCTATACAAATATCCCCGGCGATGCAGGGAGGAGTATCGATTTCACCATTGACGACGGCCGTTACAATACTGGCGCAGTTCGTGCGAGCGCCAATTACCCCGCCAACAGCACGGTGACCCTGTATAACGAGTTCTAA
- a CDS encoding sigma-54-dependent Fis family transcriptional regulator: MSNSRDRLLLIEDDALLGAQLRRFLKGRFQIDLATNREEAMKYLQDGRVLVVLLDLGLPPYPESPDIGLKLLAEILFRDPLIKVIIITAHDDKDTAQRALSLGAYDFLAKPLEEGLLLTLIERAIYRHSVEENWLTTKEDDLPIPMVIASEEMRKVVEETQRVASLSVTVLIAGESGTGKELIAQLIHKWSPRREGPLVVVDCAAIPVNLGEAELFGAERGAYTGAVTRMEGKINQADGGTLFLDEIGELSWEVQAKLLRFLETKEYAPLGGKTEKGDVRIIAATNRELEREVHRGKFRLDLFYRLTQLTIHIPSLRERRDDILSLAHHFVRKLAHEFGMLPPLLSAEAEEALLRHPFPGNVRELKNMISKALLLSEKGVIAPGHLGLSDEKWTFDAQNLSPTPGYALNKVKKEIEKRWIREALRRNRGKIAPAARDLGIPRTTLYELVKRFGIKAP, translated from the coding sequence ATGTCCAACTCCAGGGATAGGCTCCTCCTTATCGAAGATGATGCCCTTTTGGGCGCACAGCTCAGGCGTTTTCTCAAGGGGCGCTTTCAAATAGATTTGGCCACCAATAGAGAAGAGGCAATGAAATATCTCCAAGATGGACGAGTATTGGTAGTCTTGCTCGACCTGGGGCTTCCACCCTATCCGGAATCGCCTGATATAGGTCTTAAACTCCTGGCGGAGATCCTCTTTCGTGACCCATTAATCAAGGTGATCATCATCACCGCCCACGATGATAAGGATACCGCTCAAAGGGCCTTGAGCCTGGGGGCCTATGATTTTCTCGCCAAACCCCTGGAGGAAGGGCTGCTGCTCACCCTGATCGAAAGGGCGATATATCGTCACAGTGTGGAGGAGAATTGGCTGACAACAAAGGAAGATGACCTTCCCATACCTATGGTCATCGCCTCAGAGGAGATGAGGAAGGTGGTGGAGGAGACACAACGGGTGGCTTCTCTCTCCGTGACCGTTTTGATCGCCGGAGAGAGCGGTACAGGTAAGGAGTTGATCGCCCAACTCATCCATAAGTGGAGCCCGAGAAGAGAGGGGCCCCTGGTTGTGGTGGACTGTGCAGCCATTCCGGTCAACCTTGGCGAGGCCGAGCTCTTCGGCGCTGAAAGGGGGGCCTATACCGGGGCGGTGACCAGGATGGAGGGTAAGATAAATCAGGCCGACGGAGGGACCCTCTTTTTGGATGAGATAGGTGAGCTCTCTTGGGAGGTGCAGGCCAAACTGCTACGTTTCCTCGAGACCAAGGAGTATGCCCCCTTGGGCGGAAAGACCGAGAAGGGGGATGTGAGGATCATCGCCGCCACCAATCGCGAACTGGAACGAGAAGTACACAGGGGGAAGTTCAGGTTAGACCTCTTTTATCGCCTTACCCAACTGACGATCCATATCCCTTCCCTGAGGGAGAGAAGGGATGATATCCTCTCCCTAGCGCACCACTTTGTCAGGAAGTTGGCTCATGAGTTTGGGATGTTACCCCCTTTGCTGTCTGCTGAGGCTGAGGAGGCCCTGTTGAGACATCCCTTTCCCGGGAACGTCCGGGAGTTGAAGAATATGATCTCAAAGGCCCTTCTTCTCTCTGAAAAGGGGGTTATAGCCCCTGGGCATCTCGGCCTAAGTGACGAAAAATGGACATTTGATGCTCAAAATTTGTCACCTACCCCAGGTTATGCCCTCAATAAGGTCAAAAAAGAGATTGAGAAGCGCTGGATAAGGGAGGCCTTAAGGAGAAATAGGGGCAAAATAGCCCCTGCTGCCCGGGATCTGGGAATCCCCAGGACCACCCTCTATGAACTGGTGAAGAGATTTGGGATCAAGGCCCCTTGA
- a CDS encoding tetratricopeptide repeat protein, whose product MSLIEEALKKATQRRKDEDKKVPGGGIDAEGLLETVSPSRRRWLLWLVGFLCIAFLIFAATTLLKLNRWRSSTPLAFHSEENPVTPPSGSERVSMHEERVSPSPAEKKEGETKGGVNALKEDAEEKEKAVSRPPEEKVPKKVERSEKVSLKRSVFRKKASQEEKRPDKATLNTWLKEAYLQTELGDKKRALQLYSQVLALDPHHIEALTNRGIIYEEMGDYQMAGKDLLAALTLAPADKIVLNALGVLYLEQERLEEARGYFQRANYAPAKINLALIFWQQGDFGKVKEYLTVAQRLDPQNPYVYYYWGIYYRQVRDDVHARQNFKISARLARERGVFSLLKKLEAAK is encoded by the coding sequence ATGAGCCTTATCGAGGAGGCGTTAAAAAAGGCAACCCAAAGGAGGAAGGACGAGGATAAGAAGGTTCCTGGGGGGGGCATCGATGCAGAAGGCCTATTGGAGACCGTATCTCCCTCTAGGAGAAGATGGCTCCTTTGGCTGGTGGGCTTTCTTTGCATTGCCTTCCTCATCTTTGCGGCAACCACCCTCCTTAAACTGAACAGATGGAGGTCTTCCACCCCCTTGGCCTTCCATTCCGAGGAGAACCCAGTTACCCCTCCTTCTGGTAGCGAAAGGGTATCCATGCACGAAGAGAGGGTTAGCCCATCTCCAGCAGAAAAGAAAGAAGGGGAGACAAAAGGAGGGGTTAACGCCTTAAAAGAGGACGCCGAGGAAAAAGAGAAAGCAGTGAGCCGTCCCCCCGAAGAGAAGGTACCCAAAAAGGTGGAGCGCAGCGAAAAGGTCAGCCTTAAGAGATCTGTTTTTCGCAAAAAGGCCTCACAGGAAGAGAAAAGACCCGATAAAGCGACGTTGAACACCTGGCTGAAAGAGGCCTATCTGCAAACGGAGTTGGGGGACAAGAAAAGGGCCCTTCAATTATATTCCCAGGTCTTGGCCCTCGATCCCCATCACATAGAGGCCCTTACCAACCGCGGGATCATCTATGAGGAGATGGGAGATTACCAGATGGCGGGAAAAGACCTCTTGGCTGCCCTAACCCTGGCACCTGCTGACAAGATCGTTCTCAATGCCCTCGGGGTTCTCTATCTGGAACAGGAAAGGTTAGAGGAGGCAAGAGGATATTTTCAAAGGGCCAATTACGCCCCTGCCAAGATAAATCTGGCCCTGATCTTCTGGCAGCAGGGAGATTTCGGGAAGGTAAAGGAGTATCTCACTGTGGCCCAGCGCCTAGATCCTCAAAATCCCTATGTATATTATTATTGGGGGATCTATTACCGACAAGTAAGAGATGACGTCCATGCCCGGCAAAACTTTAAGATATCCGCCAGATTGGCCAGGGAAAGAGGCGTCTTTTCTCTCTTAAAGAAATTGGAAGCTGCTAAGTAA
- a CDS encoding AAA family ATPase, producing the protein MYKEFFALKENPFKLSPDLRYYFLCPRIKRVMDQLFYGLDQNMGFMLVTGEIGVGKTSMLRFFMSHLDDSVERAYLFNPTLGSSEELLSFLIMDLKIGNGVPSQSNKIYLLSQIHQYLLDRYAEGKKVLFIIDDAQAIPDFLLEELRLLSNFETDQDKLFQIILVGQRELGDRLRRNNLRQLNQRIPIKTALFPFSKEETAAYISYRLMVAGGNGIVFKPKAIDLIQRESRGLPRLVNLIAERTLIAGYVKGAKELGKKEVKMALKDLEVAR; encoded by the coding sequence ATGTATAAGGAGTTTTTTGCTCTAAAGGAGAATCCCTTTAAGCTTTCCCCCGACCTTAGGTACTACTTTCTCTGCCCGCGGATCAAGAGGGTTATGGACCAACTCTTCTATGGCCTTGATCAGAATATGGGCTTCATGTTGGTCACCGGAGAGATAGGGGTGGGTAAGACCAGTATGCTCAGATTCTTCATGTCTCACCTGGACGATTCTGTTGAGAGGGCCTATCTGTTTAACCCCACCCTGGGTTCTTCTGAGGAGTTGCTATCCTTCTTGATCATGGACCTGAAGATAGGGAATGGGGTCCCCTCCCAATCCAACAAGATCTATCTCCTCTCCCAGATACATCAGTATCTCCTTGACCGTTATGCAGAGGGGAAAAAGGTCTTGTTCATCATCGATGATGCCCAGGCCATACCGGATTTCCTCTTAGAAGAGCTCAGGTTGTTGTCCAATTTTGAAACGGATCAGGACAAACTGTTCCAGATCATTTTGGTAGGTCAGAGGGAGTTGGGGGACAGGCTCAGGAGGAATAACCTGCGGCAGCTCAACCAGAGGATACCGATAAAGACGGCCCTCTTCCCCTTTAGCAAAGAGGAGACAGCGGCCTATATAAGCTATAGGTTGATGGTCGCGGGGGGCAACGGTATTGTCTTCAAGCCAAAGGCCATAGACCTCATCCAACGGGAGAGTCGAGGGCTCCCCCGCCTGGTCAATCTAATTGCTGAAAGGACCCTCATCGCCGGCTATGTAAAGGGGGCAAAGGAGCTCGGCAAAAAAGAAGTGAAGATGGCATTGAAAGACCTTGAGGTGGCAAGATGA